gatgaaaaagtATTAGGCGTCATATTTGATTCTGTCATCGAACAAAACTTCCAACCACTTTTTGCGGATAATGGAGATAAATTACTATCTAAAAGAGATTATACAAAAATGACCGTAATGCTTGGAGGCcatttattaaatgatGTAGATGGGAAGGCTCAAATACCAGAGGATCCCCAAAAAGTAATTGAACGAGTGAAAGATGCTTTACAAAGACACATCAAGAACATCACCCGAGAGGATTTGAACCGTGGATTATGGCAATATACAGTAGCCGAAGACTGTTTACCACGTTTCAATGTTGGATACGATGCATTAGCTCAAGAGATTGAAAGAGAAGTTTTAACAAGATTCCATGGGAACGTTTCTCTTGGTGGGATGGGATTTTCCACGGGACCCGGTATTCCCGACGTCATTGTCGATGGTTTCAAAGATTCCGTTGAATTGTCACAAAAATAGAACGGAACATAGCCGCTGAAAGTGATTGTatgttttcttcaataatggCCTTTTTGGCTTCAGATGTGCCCTTGGCGGTTAAAATTGTTTCTGGAGgagaggaaaagaagaatcGGGGATGTGTACTGCAGCCTTTTTTGGGGCTTCGGCGGAGGtagaaattaatttttttttttttggctttCTGCATATTAAAGCCGTGGAtgacaataaaaataaactcGTATGAAAAGGTAGAAAAATGAATGGAATTGGGGTAAATTAGATAATAAACTATGTCATTTAGTCTTATTTTTCCATCCCCTTTTGTACTAGGTTGGGCGGCTAAATTCTGGATATgttatctatatatatatataatgaGGATACagagaaaaatgagaattctttttttttgccagAATAGAAACTCcagttttttcatttctattCCCATTTCTTGCCAAAGCTTGCCTCTCAAGAGCTAGATTATGTACAAGACTTTCTCGATTACCAATTTAATTGACTCAGATCCCAGATACTccaaattaaaattaaagttAGAAAGCTCAAAGAATAGTGATGATAGAGATGTTTATATTAAAGAGTTATTGCATTCTTTACCTTTGACTCTTTATCCATCGTATGAAACTTTCTTACAGAGACAAGCTGTACCTATATCATCACGACCTGAGAATGGTATAGTCTTCAGAAGCTCATTATCTACAGATGAATTGGTCACTTGTGTTGATGACACACTATTAACATTTTATGATCATTTTATGTTCGTTTTAAGGAATTTTCCAGAAAAGGATTGTTTAGGTTATAGACcttataataaattaacaAATAACTGggaaaattattataaatttgatacttattcacaaatttttgaaagatgtCAAGATTTTGGTAGTGGCATAATATCTTTAATTAGTGGTAGTTCAAGAGAcaaaaaaagtttcatAGTTTCTATATTATCGCAAAATAATCCAGAATGGGTAATTTCTGACATATCTtgtcaaatttattcattaaCTACAACAGCTCTATATGAAACTTTGGATCCTGAAACTCTccaatatattttaaatttgacGGAAAGTCCAGtattaatatttacaaTGAATAATTTGGCAAAAATCATAAATTCAATACCTTTCTTAAAGcatctaaaaattttgatttgtaTGGACGATTTatcaaaagatgaaatatcaattatTAATAACTCTATTCTTCATAGTAAAAAATTGGCActttattcttttaaaCAAGTAGAGCAAATCGGACAACTAGTCAAATTTGAACCTATTCCTCCAAAACCTGAATCCATTTATACTATCTGCTTTACATCAGGTACAACAGGTTTACCAAAAGGTGTCGAATTAACTCAACAAAATATCACAGCGGGGTTAGCTTTCGCATTTTCAGCATTTGATttggaagattttgataaaaatcaGTTGTATGATATGTGTTTCTTACCTTTGACTCacattttccaaagaatGATTACAATGTATGGTCTTTCGATAGGCTTAGGTATAGGCTTCTTACATAAACCTGATCCAACAGTATTGATCGAAGATTTAAAGATCTTAAAGCCGAATGTATTGGCTGTAGTACCCAGAATCTTAAGTAAAATAGAATCTcaaatcaaattatcaataGCTTCTTCTACGATGAAACAAATTAGTTTGAAACTAATGAAGCCAATCATAAGccaaaaaataagagatTCACTAGGGTTTACAAATATTGCATATCTAGTGACAGGATCAGCACCAATATCAAAATCGactttaattttcttgagAGAAATTTTAGATATTGGCGTCAGACAAGGTTATGGAATGACTGAAACATTTGCTGGTATTTGTTTGAGTCAAACAGATGAACCAAAGAAATCAATAGGTTCTAGTGGTGCGATAGGTATAACAtctgaattgaaattgaaagatgtaGCTGAtatgaattattttacaaaagatttaaaaGGTGAAATCTTGCTACGTGGTCCTCAGATATTTGCTAAATactataaaaatgaaaaggatACCAATGCTTCAATTGATCAAGATGGTTGGTTTTCCACTGGTGATGTCGGttttgttgatgaaaatggtagacttcatattattgatagagtgaaaaatttcttcaaattgtCACAAGGAGAATATATCGCACCCGAAAAGATAGAAAATTCTTACCTTTCCTCATGCCCTTTCATTAATCAAATCTTCATATATGGTAACTCTTTTGAGAGTTATTTAATTGGCATTCTCAGTATTGATCCAGAGATAGTCAAGTCGTTACTGGtgggaaaaaaattgatcagTCCAAAAGCTACCATCGAAGAGttgattgatttattaaataatgacaaatttttgaaaagacaGTTACTCAGTCTTATTAATAAGACTTTAGAAGGTAAAAATCTATTGagttttgaaaagattcataatttttatGTCGGCgttgatttattgaaagtgGAGGATAACATCATAACGccaactttgaaaattaaGCGCCATCAAGCGacacaatttttcaagaatgaaTTGGATATTTTATATCAAGAGGGTTCTTTGgttagagaagaaaaattataaatgCTTCATCTATTACAGTCTTCGAAGTGCTGAATAGTGCTGATGGCATCTGAACTTGTATATTCGtaaaatataagaaaagagagaaaaaataataaacaaTAT
The genomic region above belongs to Kazachstania africana CBS 2517 chromosome 7, complete genome and contains:
- the FAA2 gene encoding medium-chain fatty acid-CoA ligase FAA2 (similar to Saccharomyces cerevisiae FAA2 (YER015W); ancestral locus Anc_7.166), yielding MYKTFSITNLIDSDPRYSKLKLKLESSKNSDDRDVYIKELLHSLPLTLYPSYETFLQRQAVPISSRPENGIVFRSSLSTDELVTCVDDTLLTFYDHFMFVLRNFPEKDCLGYRPYNKLTNNWENYYKFDTYSQIFERCQDFGSGIISLISGSSRDKKSFIVSILSQNNPEWVISDISCQIYSLTTTALYETLDPETLQYILNLTESPVLIFTMNNLAKIINSIPFLKHLKILICMDDLSKDEISIINNSILHSKKLALYSFKQVEQIGQLVKFEPIPPKPESIYTICFTSGTTGLPKGVELTQQNITAGLAFAFSAFDLEDFDKNQLYDMCFLPLTHIFQRMITMYGLSIGLGIGFLHKPDPTVLIEDLKILKPNVLAVVPRILSKIESQIKLSIASSTMKQISLKLMKPIISQKIRDSLGFTNIAYLVTGSAPISKSTLIFLREILDIGVRQGYGMTETFAGICLSQTDEPKKSIGSSGAIGITSELKLKDVADMNYFTKDLKGEILLRGPQIFAKYYKNEKDTNASIDQDGWFSTGDVGFVDENGRLHIIDRVKNFFKLSQGEYIAPEKIENSYLSSCPFINQIFIYGNSFESYLIGILSIDPEIVKSLLVGKKLISPKATIEELIDLLNNDKFLKRQLLSLINKTLEGKNLLSFEKIHNFYVGVDLLKVEDNIITPTLKIKRHQATQFFKNELDILYQEGSLVREEKL